AATTTTTATATAGTTTAAATGCAAATATAAAAGAAAATTTTACTCTAATCCAAAAAGAAATAATAAATTACGAAGGACTTATAATTGAAAGCTAGTTTTAATAAAGCCAAAATAGCAGGTATAAGCGTTTGCGTGCCTAATAAATGCATAAATATAGATGATTGCCTAGAAGATGTTTTTCAAAATGATGTCAAAATGCTAAAAAGAATGAAAAAAATTTCAGGCATACAAGAAAGATTTATCGCTGATGAAAATATTAGCACAACAGATTTAGCCTATGAAGCAAGTATAAATTTATTTAAAATGCTCGATTTTGATAAAAATAAGCTTGATATGGTGATTTTTGTTACACAAACTCCTGATTTTTTTATGCCATCATGCGCAAACTATCTTCACAAACGATTAAATTTAAAACCTCAAACCATAGCTTTTGATGTAAATCAAGCGTGTTCGGGGTATTTATACGGCTTATTTATAGCTTTTTCTTTTTTAGAAAATCAAAATGCAAAAAATATTTTATTAATTTGTGGTGATACTTTAAGCAAAACCATAAACCCTTTAAATGCAAATTTAGCTCCAATTTTTGGCGATGGAGTAAGTGCAACACTCATAAGCAGTGCAAATGAAAAATCGTTTTTTAAGCTTCATTCTAATGGAGAAGGTTTTGACAAACTCATCATACCCAATAGAGCTTTTGCTAAACTTGATGAGAGTAAAAGCTCCAATAAAGAAATATTTCAAACCAATAAGCATAGGAGCTTAGATAATCTTTACATGGATGGGGCTGAAATTTTTAACCAAGCACTTAATCTTGAGAGTCAAAGCATAAAAGAAATGCTTGATTTTTGTGAAAAAAGTAAAGATAAAGTGGATTATTTTTTATTACATCAATCCAATCAATTTTTAGTTGATTCTATTATAAATGACTTGGGTATTGATAGCTCTAAAGCACCAAATTTTTTGATGTCAAAATATGCTAATTTAAGTGCTTGCTCTTTACCTGCTTTACTTTGTGAAATACAAAAAAATGATTTTAATGCCATTTTAAGTGCTTTTGGTGCTGGATATGCCTGGGGGAGTGCTTATATAAATTTTGATAAAAACTTTAAAACTGATACAATTTCAATTTATAAAGGAGAAAAAAATGACTAAAGAAGAATTATTAGAAGCTATTAGCGAAGCTATGCATATGGATGAAACACTAAAAGAAGATATGATTTTAGATGATATTGATGAATGGGATAGCTTAGCTTTTGTATCTATCATGGTATTATTTAAAAACTCACTTGGCAGGCAAATTAGCGGTGATGATCTTAAAAAATGTGAAAAAGTAAGCGATCTTTTAACTTTAGCTGGTGTTTAAGGTGAAAAGCCTTAAACAATCTCTAAAACAAATTTATCATTTTCATCTTTAAAGGTAAAAACTTTATTTTTACAAGGATAAGATATACTATCTTTTTTCATACTAAATGTTTTATCTTTTAATTTTTCAAGCATAATAGGTAATTCTTTATTAAATAATGCC
This genomic window from Campylobacter lari contains:
- a CDS encoding beta-ketoacyl-ACP synthase III, translated to MKASFNKAKIAGISVCVPNKCINIDDCLEDVFQNDVKMLKRMKKISGIQERFIADENISTTDLAYEASINLFKMLDFDKNKLDMVIFVTQTPDFFMPSCANYLHKRLNLKPQTIAFDVNQACSGYLYGLFIAFSFLENQNAKNILLICGDTLSKTINPLNANLAPIFGDGVSATLISSANEKSFFKLHSNGEGFDKLIIPNRAFAKLDESKSSNKEIFQTNKHRSLDNLYMDGAEIFNQALNLESQSIKEMLDFCEKSKDKVDYFLLHQSNQFLVDSIINDLGIDSSKAPNFLMSKYANLSACSLPALLCEIQKNDFNAILSAFGAGYAWGSAYINFDKNFKTDTISIYKGEKND
- a CDS encoding acyl carrier protein; the encoded protein is MTKEELLEAISEAMHMDETLKEDMILDDIDEWDSLAFVSIMVLFKNSLGRQISGDDLKKCEKVSDLLTLAGV